In Solanum pennellii chromosome 7, SPENNV200, the following are encoded in one genomic region:
- the LOC114078043 gene encoding uncharacterized protein LOC114078043 translates to MGLADTIQENNQASNQNRAKAMIFLRHHLDEGLKMEYLTVKDPLVLWNNLKDRYDHLKLVVLPQARYDWIHLRLQDFKSISEYNSSMFKIISQLKLCGENITDHDMLEKTFSTFPASSMLLQQQYREMGFKKYSELISHLLVAEQHNDLLMKNHESRPTGSMPFPEVNTANFHQSKREKGRGPSRGRGRGRGRNLNHGDRLALNNNIQHQQCKKKNEKHDVVQKKNSDNKCYRCGGKGHWSRTCRTPRHLVELYQASLKEVKNNAEANFITEDTVEPMHLDVADFFENPEGKIDHLIGDGSVII, encoded by the coding sequence ATGGGTCTAGCAGACACcatccaagaaaataatcaagcatCGAATCAAAACCGTGCTAAGGCGATGATATTTCTCCGTCATCACCTTGATGAGGGtttgaaaatggaatatctcaCTGTTAAGGATCCTCTGGTGTTGtggaacaatttaaaagatagataTGACCACCTGAAGTTGGTTGTCCTTCCACAGGCACGTTATGATTGGATCCACttgagacttcaagattttaaatctatcaGTGAGTATAACTCttctatgtttaaaattatctcacaattaaaattatgtggagaaaataTCACTGACCATGATATGCTGGAAAAAACGTTTTCCACTTTCCCTGCCTCGAGTATGCTTCTGCAGCAGCAATACCGAGAAATGGGATTTAAAAAGTATTCCGAATTAATCTCACATCTCCTTGTTGCTGAACAACATAATGATTTACTGATGAAAAACCATGAAAGTCGACCTACTGGTTCTATGCCATTTCCTGAAGTAAATACGGCAAATTTTCACCAATCTAAGCGTGAAAAAGGTCGTGGCCCCAGTCGTGGCCGTGGTCGTGGTCGAGGAAGAAATCTCAATCATGGTGATCGTCTTGCACTAAATAATAACATTCAACACCAGCAGtgtaaaaagaagaatgaaaaacatgacgtagtgcagaagaaaaattcagaCAACAAATGTTATCGATGTGGAGGAAAAGGACATTGGTCACGTACCTGTCGTACGCCAAGGCACCTGGTTGAGTTATATCAAGCTTCCCTGAAGGAGGTGAAAAATAACGCAGAAGCCAACTTTATCACGGAAGATACTGTTGAACCCATGCATCTAGATGTAGCGGATTTCTTTGAGAACCCCGAAGGAAAGATAGATCACCTGATAGGTGATGGGTCtgtgataatataa
- the LOC107024376 gene encoding protein ULTRAPETALA 2 isoform X1 — MCASTHTKADTDIYERVGGEEISSMENGGNGVVTLLFTEEELREISGVKRCDDYVEVMCGCTSHRYGDAVARLRVFSSGELEITCECTPGCTEDKLTPSAFEKHSGRETARKWKNNVWIIVNGDKVPVVKTPLLKYYNKSLKHAISQNGKACHRDEFLRCTKCNKARRFRLRSKEECRTYHDALANVHWNCSCIPYDKFSCDDEEERASRRVYRGCSRSPTCKGCTTCVCFGCEICRFSDCSCQTCSDFTKNAKG; from the exons atgtgtgcaTCGACACATACAAAAGCAGACACGGATATATATG AGAGAGTTGGAGGAGAAGAGATTTCATCAATGGAGAATGGTGGTAACGGAGTGGTGACGTTGTTGTTCACGGAAGAGGAGTTGCGTGAGATAAGTGGGGTAAAGAGATGCGATGATTATGTGGAGGTGATGTGTGGGTGTACAAGCCATCGATATGGTGATGCTGTTGCTAGACTTAGGGTTTTCTCGTCTGGTGAACTTGAAATCACCTGTGAATGTACTCCTGGATGCACTGaag ACAAGCTTACTCCGTCTGCATTTGAGAAGCATTCTGGGAGAGAAACTGCTAGGAAATGGAAAAATAATGTATGGATCATTGTCAATGGTGATAAAGTTCCTGTGGTAAAGACCCCATTgctaaaatattataataagtCTCTAAAGCATGCTATTTCTCAAAATGGAAAAGCTTGTCATCGTGATGAGTTCTTAAGATGTACCAAGTGCAACAAAGCCCGCAGGTTCCGTCTCCGTTCAAAGGAAGAATGCAGAACTTACCATGATGCTTTGGCGAATGTGCATTGGAACTGCTCTTGTATTCCTTATGACAA ATTTTCAtgtgatgatgaagaagagcGAGCAAGCCGTAGGGTGTACAGGGGATGTTCTCGTTCTCCAACATGTAAAGGTTGCACCACCTGTGTTTGTTTTGGTTGCGAAATATGCAGATTTTCGGACTGCAGTTGCCAGACGTGCAGTGACTTCACAAAGAATGCAAAAGGCTGA
- the LOC107024376 gene encoding protein ULTRAPETALA 2 isoform X2, whose product MAKRVGGEEISSMENGGNGVVTLLFTEEELREISGVKRCDDYVEVMCGCTSHRYGDAVARLRVFSSGELEITCECTPGCTEDKLTPSAFEKHSGRETARKWKNNVWIIVNGDKVPVVKTPLLKYYNKSLKHAISQNGKACHRDEFLRCTKCNKARRFRLRSKEECRTYHDALANVHWNCSCIPYDKFSCDDEEERASRRVYRGCSRSPTCKGCTTCVCFGCEICRFSDCSCQTCSDFTKNAKG is encoded by the exons ATGGCAA AGAGAGTTGGAGGAGAAGAGATTTCATCAATGGAGAATGGTGGTAACGGAGTGGTGACGTTGTTGTTCACGGAAGAGGAGTTGCGTGAGATAAGTGGGGTAAAGAGATGCGATGATTATGTGGAGGTGATGTGTGGGTGTACAAGCCATCGATATGGTGATGCTGTTGCTAGACTTAGGGTTTTCTCGTCTGGTGAACTTGAAATCACCTGTGAATGTACTCCTGGATGCACTGaag ACAAGCTTACTCCGTCTGCATTTGAGAAGCATTCTGGGAGAGAAACTGCTAGGAAATGGAAAAATAATGTATGGATCATTGTCAATGGTGATAAAGTTCCTGTGGTAAAGACCCCATTgctaaaatattataataagtCTCTAAAGCATGCTATTTCTCAAAATGGAAAAGCTTGTCATCGTGATGAGTTCTTAAGATGTACCAAGTGCAACAAAGCCCGCAGGTTCCGTCTCCGTTCAAAGGAAGAATGCAGAACTTACCATGATGCTTTGGCGAATGTGCATTGGAACTGCTCTTGTATTCCTTATGACAA ATTTTCAtgtgatgatgaagaagagcGAGCAAGCCGTAGGGTGTACAGGGGATGTTCTCGTTCTCCAACATGTAAAGGTTGCACCACCTGTGTTTGTTTTGGTTGCGAAATATGCAGATTTTCGGACTGCAGTTGCCAGACGTGCAGTGACTTCACAAAGAATGCAAAAGGCTGA
- the LOC107024376 gene encoding protein ULTRAPETALA 1 isoform X4: protein MENGGNGVVTLLFTEEELREISGVKRCDDYVEVMCGCTSHRYGDAVARLRVFSSGELEITCECTPGCTEDKLTPSAFEKHSGRETARKWKNNVWIIVNGDKVPVVKTPLLKYYNKSLKHAISQNGKACHRDEFLRCTKCNKARRFRLRSKEECRTYHDALANVHWNCSCIPYDKFSCDDEEERASRRVYRGCSRSPTCKGCTTCVCFGCEICRFSDCSCQTCSDFTKNAKG from the exons ATGGAGAATGGTGGTAACGGAGTGGTGACGTTGTTGTTCACGGAAGAGGAGTTGCGTGAGATAAGTGGGGTAAAGAGATGCGATGATTATGTGGAGGTGATGTGTGGGTGTACAAGCCATCGATATGGTGATGCTGTTGCTAGACTTAGGGTTTTCTCGTCTGGTGAACTTGAAATCACCTGTGAATGTACTCCTGGATGCACTGaag ACAAGCTTACTCCGTCTGCATTTGAGAAGCATTCTGGGAGAGAAACTGCTAGGAAATGGAAAAATAATGTATGGATCATTGTCAATGGTGATAAAGTTCCTGTGGTAAAGACCCCATTgctaaaatattataataagtCTCTAAAGCATGCTATTTCTCAAAATGGAAAAGCTTGTCATCGTGATGAGTTCTTAAGATGTACCAAGTGCAACAAAGCCCGCAGGTTCCGTCTCCGTTCAAAGGAAGAATGCAGAACTTACCATGATGCTTTGGCGAATGTGCATTGGAACTGCTCTTGTATTCCTTATGACAA ATTTTCAtgtgatgatgaagaagagcGAGCAAGCCGTAGGGTGTACAGGGGATGTTCTCGTTCTCCAACATGTAAAGGTTGCACCACCTGTGTTTGTTTTGGTTGCGAAATATGCAGATTTTCGGACTGCAGTTGCCAGACGTGCAGTGACTTCACAAAGAATGCAAAAGGCTGA
- the LOC107024376 gene encoding protein ULTRAPETALA 1 isoform X3 encodes MAILCVSCQPYLAYILSSPDSTCEITRDMLLISMSNKDKLTPSAFEKHSGRETARKWKNNVWIIVNGDKVPVVKTPLLKYYNKSLKHAISQNGKACHRDEFLRCTKCNKARRFRLRSKEECRTYHDALANVHWNCSCIPYDKFSCDDEEERASRRVYRGCSRSPTCKGCTTCVCFGCEICRFSDCSCQTCSDFTKNAKG; translated from the exons ATGGCAATTTTGTGCGTCTCTTGTCAACCTTACCTTGCGTACATTCTATCATCTCCAGACTCCACTTGTGAGATTACACGGGATATGTTGTTGATAAGCATGTCAAACAAAG ACAAGCTTACTCCGTCTGCATTTGAGAAGCATTCTGGGAGAGAAACTGCTAGGAAATGGAAAAATAATGTATGGATCATTGTCAATGGTGATAAAGTTCCTGTGGTAAAGACCCCATTgctaaaatattataataagtCTCTAAAGCATGCTATTTCTCAAAATGGAAAAGCTTGTCATCGTGATGAGTTCTTAAGATGTACCAAGTGCAACAAAGCCCGCAGGTTCCGTCTCCGTTCAAAGGAAGAATGCAGAACTTACCATGATGCTTTGGCGAATGTGCATTGGAACTGCTCTTGTATTCCTTATGACAA ATTTTCAtgtgatgatgaagaagagcGAGCAAGCCGTAGGGTGTACAGGGGATGTTCTCGTTCTCCAACATGTAAAGGTTGCACCACCTGTGTTTGTTTTGGTTGCGAAATATGCAGATTTTCGGACTGCAGTTGCCAGACGTGCAGTGACTTCACAAAGAATGCAAAAGGCTGA
- the LOC107024039 gene encoding H/ACA ribonucleoprotein complex non-core subunit NAF1 isoform X1, whose translation MVDFLYNSTPEEVEDDKKTQPFSDPLSQLSIPDFDEFSLSFADSLLDFDSLSDLMSDSPMADKKQQPLELGSVNDGVSEKCETQTEDPLSCLNQEESQIGVSEKCDIQMEDPLSCLNQEECQIGVPEQGDIQTEDPLSCLAQEQSSENGMKVEDFECIVEEKMGRVSISGTEDERVVDQADVGNVSGSVVAAAAVISKNEESDNKVVISSKVVERIVNDNGNGSTVSNSDSESESESESESESEASSSASSSDSDEDESSSNDEAEEEADMEEGEIVASDVDEMVGWDDDDEDTGVKGPIRSKNEVQVLPPVPEVTATLQPHHQMQPVGVVSSTIGAQVVVEGVEKHTPLCDGSILWITESRFPLGIVDEIFGPVKNPYYIVRYNSENEVPPGIHPGTLISFVPEFSSHILNDNSLYKKGYDASGENDEEASEDEFSDDEKEAEHRRMLKMKKRDVTNDQKPGNRKKDKKNLKNRPQNWKHDQGVAMDVQHKNGKPSVDQSPRFIPAAAAAAPMDQGIHQSAPRQGHGQSIRPPPVPPFPHMQNSPGLASPSTGVWPNGFPYQQPQNMGFPNTLPNMGMSWPQQGHPQQMFQMPLPNALPFEQQINPALPPNFMFPGGLPNFGAGPSFGPWPAFGQNVFNQPGMPMGLPGQFTPAPMNLGGQVPANGPQSGQNNNSQPNAVVPGYINGSPNFNQGQSPSPMSIPGQFTPSPMNLGGQVPENGPKAGQNNNNVSPNFNRGAHSGGGRRGNHRGGGRFGGRRGRSQRN comes from the exons ATGGTGGATTTTCTGTATAATTCAACCCCTGAAGAGGTTGAAGATGATAAAAAAACCCAACCTTTTTCTGACCCTTTAAGCCAACTATCTATCCCTGATTTTGACgaattttctttgtcttttgctgattctcttcttgattttgATTCCCTCAGTGATTTGATGTCGGATAGTCCTATGGCTGATAAAAAACAACAACCCCTTGAGCTTGGTTCTGTTAATGATGGAGTTTCTGAGAAATGTGAAACTCAAACTGAGGACCCTTTGTCTTGTTTGAATCAAGAAGAGAGTCAAATTGGGGTTTCTGAGAAATGTGATATTCAAATGGAGGACCCTTTGAGTTGTTTGAATCAAGAAGAGTGTCAAATTGGGGTTCCTGAGCAAGGTGATATTCAAACTGAGGACCCTTTGAGTTGTTTGGCTCAAGAACAGAGTTCTGAGAATGGGATGAAAGTTGAGGACTTTGAGTGTATAGTTGAGGAGAAGATGGGTAGAGTCAGTATAAGTGGGACAGAGGATGAAAGAGTGGTTGATCAAGCTGATGTTGGAAATGTTAGTGGCAGTGTGGTGGCGGCGGCGGCGGTGATTAGCAAGAATGAGGAGAGTGATAATAAAGTTGTCATCAGTAGTAAGGTTGTGGAAAGAATTGTGAATGATAATGGAAATGGTAGTACAGTGAGTAATAGTGATTCGGAGTCTGAAAGTGAAAGTGAAAGTGAAAGTGAAAGTGAAGCCTCTTCCTCGGCCTCTAGTAGTGACAGCGATGAAGATGAGAGTAGTTCTAATGATGAAGCAGAAGAGGAGGCGGATATGGAAGAAGGCGAGATTGTAGCATCTGATGTCGATGAGATGGTTGGTTGGGATGACGACGATGAGGACACTGGTGTTAAGGGGCCTATCAGGTCTAAGAATGAGGTTCAG GTTCTACCCCCAGTTCCGGAAGTGACTGCAACCTTGCAACCACATCACCAGATGCAGCCTGTAGGAGTTGTGTCGTCG ACTATTGGGGCCCAAGTTGTAGTAGAAGGGGTGGAGAAGCATACTCCTCTTTGTGATGGTTCTATTCTCTGGATAACAGAAAGCAGATTTCCACTTGGTATAGTGGATGAGATTTTTGGCCCTGTCAAGAACCCATACTACATTGTAAGATACAATTCGGAAAATGAAGTTCCCCCTGGAATCCACCCAGGCACCTTGATCTCTTTCGTCCCTGAATTTTCAAGTCATATCTTAAATGACAACAGTCTTTACAAGAAAGGGTATGATGCATCTGGTGAAAATGATGAAGAGGCGTCTGAGGATGAATTTTCTGATGATGAGAAGGAAGCTGAACACAGGAGAatgctaaaaatgaaaaagagggACGTCACGAATGACCAGAAACCAGGAAACAGGAAGAAGGACaaaaagaatctgaaaaatCGACCACAGAACTGGAAACATGATCAAGGTGTGGCTATGGATGTGCAACATAAAAATGGTAAGCCATCAGTTGACCAAAGTCCACGCTTTATCCcagctgctgctgctgctgctccTATGGATCAAGGCATTCATCAAAGCGCCCCTCGTCAAGGACATGGACAGAGTATCAGGCCTCCACCAGTTCCTCCATTCCCTCATATGCAAAATTCCCCTGGCTTAGCATCACCGTCAACTGGAGTTTGGCCTAATGGATTCCCATATCAACAGCCCCAGAATATGGGCTTTCCTAACACACTGCCGAATATGGGTATGTCATGGCCCCAACAAGGTCATCCACAGCAAATGTTTCAAATGCCATTGCCAAATGCATTACCTTTTGAGCAGCAAATAAATCCAGCTCTTCCGCCTAACTTTATGTTCCCAGGTGGACTACCAAATTTTGGTGCAGGGCCATCTTTTGGACCTTGGCCTGCGTTTGGACAAAATGTTTTTAATCAACCAGGTATGCCGATGGGCTTACCAGGCCAATTTACTCCTGCACCCATGAATTTGGGAGGTCAGGTACCAGCGAATGGACCGCAATCAGGACAGAACAACAATTCACAACCAAATGCTGTGGTTCCTGGGTATATTAATGGCTCTCCAAACTTCAATCAAGGACAATCACCTTCTCCAATGAGCATACCAGGCCAATTTACTCCTTCACCGATGAATTTGGGAGGTCAGGTACCAGAGAATGGACCAAAAGCAGGACAGAACAATAACAATGTCTCTCCAAACTTCAATCGAGGCGCTCATTCTGGTGGTGGTCGGAGAGGAAATCACAGGGGTGGTGGACGTTTTGGTGGTAGGAGAGGTAGGTCACAACGTAACTGA
- the LOC107024039 gene encoding H/ACA ribonucleoprotein complex non-core subunit NAF1 isoform X2 — protein sequence MSDSPMADKKQQPLELGSVNDGVSEKCETQTEDPLSCLNQEESQIGVSEKCDIQMEDPLSCLNQEECQIGVPEQGDIQTEDPLSCLAQEQSSENGMKVEDFECIVEEKMGRVSISGTEDERVVDQADVGNVSGSVVAAAAVISKNEESDNKVVISSKVVERIVNDNGNGSTVSNSDSESESESESESESEASSSASSSDSDEDESSSNDEAEEEADMEEGEIVASDVDEMVGWDDDDEDTGVKGPIRSKNEVQVLPPVPEVTATLQPHHQMQPVGVVSSTIGAQVVVEGVEKHTPLCDGSILWITESRFPLGIVDEIFGPVKNPYYIVRYNSENEVPPGIHPGTLISFVPEFSSHILNDNSLYKKGYDASGENDEEASEDEFSDDEKEAEHRRMLKMKKRDVTNDQKPGNRKKDKKNLKNRPQNWKHDQGVAMDVQHKNGKPSVDQSPRFIPAAAAAAPMDQGIHQSAPRQGHGQSIRPPPVPPFPHMQNSPGLASPSTGVWPNGFPYQQPQNMGFPNTLPNMGMSWPQQGHPQQMFQMPLPNALPFEQQINPALPPNFMFPGGLPNFGAGPSFGPWPAFGQNVFNQPGMPMGLPGQFTPAPMNLGGQVPANGPQSGQNNNSQPNAVVPGYINGSPNFNQGQSPSPMSIPGQFTPSPMNLGGQVPENGPKAGQNNNNVSPNFNRGAHSGGGRRGNHRGGGRFGGRRGRSQRN from the exons ATGTCGGATAGTCCTATGGCTGATAAAAAACAACAACCCCTTGAGCTTGGTTCTGTTAATGATGGAGTTTCTGAGAAATGTGAAACTCAAACTGAGGACCCTTTGTCTTGTTTGAATCAAGAAGAGAGTCAAATTGGGGTTTCTGAGAAATGTGATATTCAAATGGAGGACCCTTTGAGTTGTTTGAATCAAGAAGAGTGTCAAATTGGGGTTCCTGAGCAAGGTGATATTCAAACTGAGGACCCTTTGAGTTGTTTGGCTCAAGAACAGAGTTCTGAGAATGGGATGAAAGTTGAGGACTTTGAGTGTATAGTTGAGGAGAAGATGGGTAGAGTCAGTATAAGTGGGACAGAGGATGAAAGAGTGGTTGATCAAGCTGATGTTGGAAATGTTAGTGGCAGTGTGGTGGCGGCGGCGGCGGTGATTAGCAAGAATGAGGAGAGTGATAATAAAGTTGTCATCAGTAGTAAGGTTGTGGAAAGAATTGTGAATGATAATGGAAATGGTAGTACAGTGAGTAATAGTGATTCGGAGTCTGAAAGTGAAAGTGAAAGTGAAAGTGAAAGTGAAGCCTCTTCCTCGGCCTCTAGTAGTGACAGCGATGAAGATGAGAGTAGTTCTAATGATGAAGCAGAAGAGGAGGCGGATATGGAAGAAGGCGAGATTGTAGCATCTGATGTCGATGAGATGGTTGGTTGGGATGACGACGATGAGGACACTGGTGTTAAGGGGCCTATCAGGTCTAAGAATGAGGTTCAG GTTCTACCCCCAGTTCCGGAAGTGACTGCAACCTTGCAACCACATCACCAGATGCAGCCTGTAGGAGTTGTGTCGTCG ACTATTGGGGCCCAAGTTGTAGTAGAAGGGGTGGAGAAGCATACTCCTCTTTGTGATGGTTCTATTCTCTGGATAACAGAAAGCAGATTTCCACTTGGTATAGTGGATGAGATTTTTGGCCCTGTCAAGAACCCATACTACATTGTAAGATACAATTCGGAAAATGAAGTTCCCCCTGGAATCCACCCAGGCACCTTGATCTCTTTCGTCCCTGAATTTTCAAGTCATATCTTAAATGACAACAGTCTTTACAAGAAAGGGTATGATGCATCTGGTGAAAATGATGAAGAGGCGTCTGAGGATGAATTTTCTGATGATGAGAAGGAAGCTGAACACAGGAGAatgctaaaaatgaaaaagagggACGTCACGAATGACCAGAAACCAGGAAACAGGAAGAAGGACaaaaagaatctgaaaaatCGACCACAGAACTGGAAACATGATCAAGGTGTGGCTATGGATGTGCAACATAAAAATGGTAAGCCATCAGTTGACCAAAGTCCACGCTTTATCCcagctgctgctgctgctgctccTATGGATCAAGGCATTCATCAAAGCGCCCCTCGTCAAGGACATGGACAGAGTATCAGGCCTCCACCAGTTCCTCCATTCCCTCATATGCAAAATTCCCCTGGCTTAGCATCACCGTCAACTGGAGTTTGGCCTAATGGATTCCCATATCAACAGCCCCAGAATATGGGCTTTCCTAACACACTGCCGAATATGGGTATGTCATGGCCCCAACAAGGTCATCCACAGCAAATGTTTCAAATGCCATTGCCAAATGCATTACCTTTTGAGCAGCAAATAAATCCAGCTCTTCCGCCTAACTTTATGTTCCCAGGTGGACTACCAAATTTTGGTGCAGGGCCATCTTTTGGACCTTGGCCTGCGTTTGGACAAAATGTTTTTAATCAACCAGGTATGCCGATGGGCTTACCAGGCCAATTTACTCCTGCACCCATGAATTTGGGAGGTCAGGTACCAGCGAATGGACCGCAATCAGGACAGAACAACAATTCACAACCAAATGCTGTGGTTCCTGGGTATATTAATGGCTCTCCAAACTTCAATCAAGGACAATCACCTTCTCCAATGAGCATACCAGGCCAATTTACTCCTTCACCGATGAATTTGGGAGGTCAGGTACCAGAGAATGGACCAAAAGCAGGACAGAACAATAACAATGTCTCTCCAAACTTCAATCGAGGCGCTCATTCTGGTGGTGGTCGGAGAGGAAATCACAGGGGTGGTGGACGTTTTGGTGGTAGGAGAGGTAGGTCACAACGTAACTGA
- the LOC107025380 gene encoding uncharacterized protein LOC107025380 encodes MVCFCFLVDQTKQVCKSKPAAGTCSRCGGGASVADMKTATRFCYVPFYWKNWRAIICTFCGAILRSYR; translated from the coding sequence atggtCTGTTTTTGTTTCTTAGTAGATCAAACAAAACAGGTGTGTAAGAGCAAACCCGCCGCCGGAACATGTTCACGTTGCGGCGGCGGAGCTAGTGTAGCAGACATGAAGACTGCTACACGGTTTTGTTATGTTCCCTTTTATTGGAAAAATTGGAGAGCTATTATATGTACATTTTGTGGTGCAATTCTTCGCTCTTATCGATGA